One stretch of Scophthalmus maximus strain ysfricsl-2021 chromosome 12, ASM2237912v1, whole genome shotgun sequence DNA includes these proteins:
- the LOC118292455 gene encoding cAMP-regulated D2 protein: MESWHCFLLLCKLSLALAPGEETKNDDDIDLVSFLRTIYPGLLVRDEPFISNRHLEINSLKELGRLEALSITEQTKDKPGSQETNEAPAPVVLTKDGQIKGITVDKAHIFYGIPYADPPVGAYRWKAPRSVSPWPGVYDASFPRAACMQVCSGPITAECPRRVSEDCLYLNIFVPLDVNFSSPLQSPLPVMVWIHGGDFIAGSASKPLYDGRFISNFTHTVVVSMEYRLGAFGFLVSGKDPHTSAAGNYGILDQQATFLWVQRNIAVFGGDPGKVTIFGESAGAQSVSLHLMIQSSKPLFKQAVLQSLPFSIPLKTRHDALKLGKDFAKQTNCSVSDFICLLSLTPQAVLAAQMKTSSKVVNPFRFLEVFETWGPHLDGDLIKEQAVTAFEKGHWQKEKPLLFGTTSEEGVIFVYAVFNKPVSAVESTVYITAIFKQHALRVLHKYLPLYRDADRRDMLAQIVTDYVFLCPSRRSARAGIAIGSEVWMYVFDHIASDHRIWSGLTFCYEHACHGAELPFLFHSATVANFTLLPQEKLLSNRMLCYWGAFAHAGDPSSRTRQTTFCREQRLPVWPRYSDTSGWLVMNLTVRSHAQVGTRNHICDFWDKLGIY, encoded by the exons ATGGAGAGCTGGCactgtttcctgctgctgtgcaaACTAAGTTTAGCGCTGGCCCCTGGAGAGGAGACGaaaaatgatgatgacatcGACCTTGTGAGCTTTCTGAGAACTATCTACCCCGGGCTGCTGGTCAGAGACGAGCCGTTCATTAGCAACCGACACTTGGAGATAAACTCCCTCAAGGAGCTGGGACGCCTGGAGGCCCTCTCAATCACAGAGCAAACCAAGGACAAGCCAGGAAGTCAGGAGACAAATGAGGCTCCTGCACCTGTAGTGTTAACCAAAGATGGCCAGATCAAGGGGATTACAGTCGATAAGGCCCATATATTCTATGGGATACCATATGCAGACCCCCCTGTTGGGGCTTACCGCTGGAAGGCCCCCAGATCTGTGAGTCCTTGGCCTGGAGTTTATGATGCCTCCTTCCCTAGGGCGGCATGCATGCAGGTCTGCAGCGGACCAATCACGGCGGAGTGTCCTCGGAGA GTCAGTGAGGACTGTCTCTACCTCAACATCTTTGTCCCTCTGGATGTGAACTTCAGCTCCCCCCTGCAGAGCCCACTCCCCGTCATGGTGTGGATCCACGGTGGGGATTTTATTGCTGGCTCTGCCTCCAAGCCGCTGTATGACGGACGGTTCATCAGTAACTTCACCCACACTGTTGTTGTAAGCATGGAGTACCGACTGG GGGCTTTTGGATTCCTTGTGTCGGGCAAAGACCCTCACACCTCAGCTGCAGGGAATTATGGGATCTTGGACCAGCAGGCAACTTTTCTCTGGGTCCAACGGAACATCGCTGTGTTTGGGGGTGATCCCGGCAAG GTGACAATATTTGGAGAGAGTGCAGGCGCCCAGTCAGTGAGTCTCCACCTGATGATCCAGAGCAGCAAGCCTCTGTTCAAACAAGCTGTTCTGCAGAGTCTGCCCTTCTCCATCCCTCTGAAGACAAG ACATGATGCCCTGAAGCTGGGAAAGGACTTTGCTAAACAGACCAACTGCTCCGTTAGCGATTTCATCTGCCTGCTGTCTCTCACTCCACAGGCCGTCCTGGCTGCCCAGATGAAAACAA GTTCCAAGGTTGTGAACCCGTTCAGATTCCTGGAGGTTTTTGAGACTTGGGGTCCACACCTTGATGGGGATTTAATAAAGGAACAAGCCGTCACGGCGTTCGAGAAGGGCCACTGGCAGAAAGAGAAGCCACTGCTGTTTG GTACAACCTCAGAGGAGGGGGTGATCTTTGTGTATGCTGTCTTCAATAAGCCAGTCTCTGCAGTGGAGTCCACTGTGTACATCACTGCCATCTTTAAACAACATGCTCTGCGGGTCCTGCACAAGTACCTGCCACTGTACAGGGATGCTGACCGCAGGGACATGCTAGCTCAG ATCGTCACAGACTATGTGTTCCTGTGTCCATCCAGGAGGTCGGCGCGTGCCGGCATAGCAATAGGCAGTGAGGTGTGGATGTACGTGTTCGACCACATTGCATCAGACCATCGCATTTGGTCAGGGCTGACTTTCTGCTACGAGCATGCCTGCCATGGTGCTGAGCTGCCCTTCCTCTTTCACTCGGCCACGGTGGCCAACTTCACCCTGTTGCCACAAGAGAAGCTGCTGTCCAATCGGATGCTGTGCTATTGGGGTGCCTTTGCCCACGCTGGTGACCCTTCCTCTCGAACCCGACAGACAACTTTCTGCCGGGAGCAGCGTCTGCCTGTGTGGCCGCGATATTCTGACACCAGCGGCTGGCTGGTCATGAACCTGACAGTGCGTTCACACGCACAAGTGGGAACCAGGAACCACATATGTGACTTCTGGGACAAACTGGGCATCTACTAG